Proteins encoded in a region of the Antedon mediterranea chromosome 2, ecAntMedi1.1, whole genome shotgun sequence genome:
- the LOC140040918 gene encoding RNA-binding protein 28-like isoform X3, whose product MAARSEHSQNTLFVRNLPFFTTDDKFEEIFSDIGPLKRCFVVRDKGVKDKCRGFGYVTFASREDAEKATHAHKSINGRKLVVKFADRKNVKDKPKKRKEIERNDESEDEETSDIESKKVTKEKVSKAFASNVTTHRTLVIKNLLKDTTKEDVNEIISKTNNVEEVKFPVSEEEKNVSYVRYESPTDAKTAQTLLKKVKINDRNLDVILLSSHNATVSQTTLKKARLIVRNLSFKCRENDLLKAFEKFGEISEVSIPRKGNDNGKIFGFGFVQFVKLNSAKKAVKDMNAKEILGRKVAVDWSLPKLKYDAITGKNKAESTENIDDESDDEGEKITDEEDSEGSEKFDETSEVEEDDTEEEEIDSDEDEEEIDEDEEEIDEDEEEIDGDEEEIDEDKDEEEIDGDEANGEGKTQPTVKKPDNKSSFKRISDVSAGKTVFVRNIPFDITADDLTELFEEYGEVTYCRLVIDPSTERLRGSAFVKFESQDLAEECIATSETETGIVFKNRRLQLNLALSREEATKLRTQEKDKEKVKNKDKRNLYLLREGMIRPGTKSAEGLSESEIKKRTNLEQIKRTKLKNLNVFVSPTRLAIHNLPVSVDQKQLRDICVKAIGKHKNTVTEARIMRDLARKNSSGVCKSLGYGFVGVNNHENALKLLNHLNNNQEVFGPKKASNRWIFIRKQNCS is encoded by the exons atggccgcACGCAGTGAACACTCACAGAACACATTGTTTGTGAGAAATTTACCTTTCTTTACTACTGACGATAAATTCGAAGAAATATTTAGTGATATCGGTCCTCTTAAACGATGCTTTGTTGTTAGAGATAAAG gagTTAAAGATAAATGTCGTGGATTTGGATATGTTACATTTGCCTCCAg gGAAGATGCTGAAAAGGCTACTCATGCTCACAAGTCCATTAATGGTAGAAAACTGGTGGTCAAATTTGCTGATCGAAAAAATGTAAAAGATAagccaaaaaaaagaaaagagatAGAAAGGAATGATGAAAGTGAGGATGAAGAAACAAGTGATATTGAAA gtaaGAAGGTTACCAAAGAGAAAGTTTCAAAAGCTTTTGCATCAAATGTTACAACTCATAGAACATTAGTCATCAAAAACCTATTGAAAGACACCACAAAAGAAGATGTTAATGAGATCATAAG TAAAACCAATAATGTTGAAGAGGTAAAATTCCCTGTAAGTGAAGAAGAGAAAAATGTTTCATATGTTCGCTACGAGTCACCCACAGATGCTAAAACGGCTCAAACATTGTTgaagaaagtaaaaataaatgatagGAATTTAGATGTGATTTTGCTATCTTCCCACAATGCAACAGTTTCGCAAACAACGCTGAAGAAAGCTCGTCTTATTGTCAGGAATCTGTCATTTAAG TGTCGGGAGAACGACCTTCTGAAAGCATTTGAGAAGTTTGGCGAAATTTCTGAAGTTTCCATTCCAAGAAAAGGGAATGATAATGGAAAGATATTTGGCTTTGGTTTTGTTCAGTTTGTTAAGTTAAATTCTGCTAAAAAAGCTGTAAAAGACATGAATGCTAAGGAAATATTAG GACGAAAAGTTGCAGTTGATTGGTCTTTACCAAAACTGAAGTATGATGCAATCACGGGTAAAAATAAAGCTGAGAGCACCGAAAATATTGATG ATGAGTCAGATGATGAAGGTGAAAAGATAACAGATGAGGAGGATTCAGAGGGAAGTGAGAAATTTGATGAAACATCTGAAGTGGAGGAAGATGATACTGAGGAGGAAGAGATCGATAGTGATGAAGATGAAGAAGAGATTGATGAAGATGAAGAAGAGATTGATGAAGATGAAGAAGAGATTGATGGCGATGAAGAAGAGATTGATGAAGATAAAGATGAAGAAGAGATTGATGGCGATGAAGCTAATGGTGAAGGAAAAACACAACCAACAGTTAAAAAACCAGATAATAAATCAAGTTTTAAGAGAATTAGCGATGTTTCAGCCGGTAAAACTGTATTTGTTAG GAACATTCCATTTGATATCACAGCAGACGATTTAACAGAGTTGTTTGAGGAATACGGAGAAGTAACATATTGTAGGCTTGTCATCGACCCTAGCACAGAGCGACTTCGAG GATCAGCATTTGTTAAATTTGAATCGCAAGATCTTGCTGAGGAATGCATTGCTACTTCAGAAACG gaAACTGGAATTGTTTTCAAAAACCGAAGACTCCAATTAAATTTGGCACTAAGCCGAGAAGAAGCAACCAAACTAAGAACTCAAgaaaaagataaagaaaaagtaaaaaataaagataaacgTAATCTTTATTTACTCCGTGAAGGAA TGATCCGTCCGGGAACAAAATCGGCAGAAGGCCTCTCTGAATccgaaataaagaaaagaaCGAACTTAGAACAAATTAAACGTACAAAGTTAAAGAATCTAAACGTATTTGTGTCACCGACGCGGTTGGCTATTCACAACTTACCCGTGTCTGTTGATCAAAAACAACTAAGAGATATCTGTGTTAAAGCAATTggaaaacataaaaatactGTTACTGAG